One Sesamum indicum cultivar Zhongzhi No. 13 linkage group LG14, S_indicum_v1.0, whole genome shotgun sequence genomic window, ATTGATCCAAGGACCCGAGGGAGTCGAGATAGAAGTGGCTGCTCGCCTATCATTCCCAGTGACAAACAATGAGGCGGAATACGAGGCATTGGTATTAGGACTGGAGCTCGCATATGAGGCAGGTGCTCGAGATCTGGAGGTTTTTACCGACTCACAGCTGATCGCTATGCAGATCGAAGGAGCATACGAGACGAGAGAGAGAACAATGACACAGTATAAAGAAATCGTGCAGCGATTGATGGGAAAGTTTAGTAGATGTTCCATTTCGCAAGTTCCCCGAGCAGAAAACGCCAAAGCGGATGCTCTGTCAATATTTGGAGCGGCGATGGATGGAATTCGGGATCGCAAAATCACAGCGGCGGGGTCTTGGATGAATGAAATCGTAGGGTATCTTGAGGACGGTACCTTGCCTAGCGACCCGGTGGCAGCAAAAAGAGTCAAATTTCGGGCTGCTCGATTCACACTGTTGGAGGGCCAGCTATACAAAAGGACGGTGGACGGCCCTCTCTTGAAATGCTTGGATGAAGAGAGAGCCATGTACGTGATGCGTGAAATACATGAAGGAAGCTGTTGGCAATCATCAGGGGCGAGATCGCTAGCTCAGAAAGTGATGCGACAGGGGTATTTCTGGCCCACCCTAGTCGAAGATTCAAAGAACTTGGTGAGAAAATGTGAAAGCTGCCAGAAGTATGCTTCCTTAATACATCAGCCCGCGGCCCCAATGGAACCGATCAAGATAGCATGCCCGTTCGACCAGTGGGGAATTGACATCGTAGGACCCTTTCCACCCGCGCAAGCTCAGAAGAAGTTCATCATTGTGGCGGTCGAATATTTCTCCAAGTGGGTCGAAGCGGAAGCGGTAGCCAAAATATCTGAGAAGGAATTTATCAACTTCATCTGGAAGAACATCATATGCAGATTTGGTATACCGTGGATACTGATATCTGATAATGGCACGCAGTTCCAGGGCAGGAAGATCACGGAATGGTGCAAGGAGCTAAAGATCGCACAACACTTCACGGCAGTCGCGAACCCTCAGGCGAACGGACAGACCGAGGTGACGAATCAGACAATCTTGCAACACTTGAAGACGCGCCTCGACAGCAAGGGATCGTGGGTTGACGAGCTGCCCGGGGTCTTGTGGGCTTACCGCACAACGCCGCGAACCGCTACGGGCGAGACCCCTTTCTGCCTAGTATACGGGACCGAAGCCATCATTCCGGCGGAGATCGGGGAGGAATCGCAGAGAGTCGGGCAATATGAACCCGAGACGAATCGAATCGAACGAAATTTCGACCTCACCGTCATTGAAGAGAAGAGGGAGGCTGCATACGCTCGAATTTTACACCACAAGGGCCTAATGATGAAGATCCACAATCGCAGAATTCGATCACGCCAATTGCAGGTAGGAGATCTCGTGCTGAAAAAAGTGGAGGTCTCAAAACACGTGGGAAAGTTGGAGCCGCCCTGGGAGGGCCCTTACAAAGTGATCGAGATCAGAAAGAAGGGCACGTATAGATTGCAAGACATGCAAGGTCGCGAATTACCACGCCCTTGGAACATACAGAACTTGAAGAAGTTCTATGCCTGAAataaggagcctgtgaaaggccatcaactgacGGATCGatcaaggagcctgtgaaaggccatcaactgagggatcgaacaaggagcctgtgaaaggccatcaactgacggatcgaacaaggagcctgtgaaaggccatcgaATAAACAGGTTGAACAACGAAAGACCCACCAGCAGAGAAACTGTACGCGGAGATTTCTAGCAGATTACCAATTGTATATTTCTAAGGTTAGGAAGATTGTATCCATGTTAAACATTGCGTTGTTAAGCATTTGTACCCACTGCAATTTACCCAAAGGGATTCATAAAACCGTATTTGTTCTCGTGCGTATATCCGTGTATGTATTTACCTGTCTTTATTATCGTTCGTTACTTGAATCTTCTAAGTACAAagcgcgaactgaaaaagacgcgcccaaagtgcgatctgaaaaagacgcactcaagcAAAAcacgaactgaaaaagacgcgtccaaagTGCAATGTGAAAAGGACGCACTCAagcaaaacgcgaactgaaaaagacgcgtccaaaatgcgatctgaaaaagacgcactcaagtaaaatgcgaactgaaaaagacgcgtccaaaatgcgatctgaaaaagacgcactcaagtaaaacgcgaactgaaaaagacgcgtccaaaatGCGATCTGGAAAAGACGCGCCCAagcaaaacgcgaactgaaaaagacgcgtccaaaatGCGATCTGGAAAAGACGCACTCAAGTAAAACgtgaactgaaaaagacgcgtccaaaatgcaatctgaaaaagacgcactcaagtaaaacgcgaactgaaaaagacgcgtacAAAATGCGATCTGGAAAAGACGCACTCAAgaaaaacgcgaactgaaaagaCGCGTCCGaaatgcgatctgaaaaagacgcactcaagcaaagcgcgaactgaaaaagacgcatccaaAATGCGATCTGGaaaagacgcactcaagcaaaatgcgaactgaaaaagacgcgtccaacatGCGAACTAAAAGAACGGTTGAAAAGAGGCAAGCTTCATACGATCAGAAAGACATGCAAGGGGCAaataaagaagcaaaataTGCGAGCTGCCAAaagttatattaataaagtGTCATTACAGGGGTCGTCAAAAATCCTCACCCCGACGTCCtgtttacaaaaaatgatgTTTCTAAGAATCTCTAGGATTTACATTTTGATCAGTCAGCTCAAATcctattacaaaaatagatcGGGATTGATCAGGCATCAGCTTCCGCCTCCAGCTCGTCCCTCAGGACCATAAATTCGTCATCTTTCAGCTCAGGATCCGGGGGAAGGGGTTGGAGGTCGCCATCAAGCGAGATGTCTAATTTGCTGCGGTAAAAAGACTCGCTAAATCCGCCAAGCTTTCCGACCTGAGACAAGCAGGTCTCATAGCCTTTGGCGAATGAGTCCGCAGACTTGATCTCGAGTGCGGTCGTGAAAGTATCGGTCTTCAGAAAGTCANNNNNNNNNNNNNNNNNNNNNNNNNNNNNNNNNNNNNNNNNNNNNNNNNNNNNNNNNNNNNNNNNNNNNNNNNNNNNNNNNNNNNNNNNNNNNNNNNNNNNNNNNNNNNNNNNNNNNNNNNNNNNNNNNNNNNNNNNNNNNNNNNNNNNNNNNNNNNNNNNNNNNNNNNNNNNNNNNNNNNNNNNNNNNNNNNCTGTTTACGCTCTTCCTCGTCTCGCTCGGCCAATTGAGCCTTAAGATTCTGCACCTTTTGGTCAGATTGAATGAAACTCCTCCGGTAGTGGGTGCATTTAAGACTCAGGCTCCGGACGAAGGTCATGACCTGCAAGGTCGAAGACAGCGGATAAGAAGATCGAACTGACGGAAAACAGAGATTGATCAGCTGAGGTGTACTTGGACCAGGGAGTGAGCCGCGAACTCCTCGAGCCGAATGGGGTTGTTCGTCACCAGCTCCCCTTGATCGCGAACGGAAACAAAGAAGTTATATACAGCAAAAGTATCATTTCCTGCTTCGCCATAAAGGGACGAGCTCGACATGTCATCCCATTCCGGGGGCGGCACGTTACCGCGAAGAGCCGCCCGGCTCTCTTCCCCGCGTGAGGCGAGCTGCGCCACTCGCAAAAACTTATCCCGATCTTCTTCAGCTCCCGTCTTGTCTGCGGCTTCCTTAGCCATCCTGCTTAGCACACGCGGGCCTTGCGATTTGGGAGGAGGGGGGTGAGAAGGCTCTGCAGGCTCCTTGCCCTTGCCTTTGTCGCTAGGTCCTAACTTGGATTTAGAACCGTGTCCCTTCTTCGAGGAGGATCGTTTCTCTTCTTGGATCCTTCCTCGGAAGGGGGACCTTGGTTCCCCTGGTCGACTCCCTAGTCGCCACTAGCCTCGTCCAAATTCAATTCTAGCTCTGAGGAGTTGTAGCCAAGGTGACCATGGGCTAAAGGCGTCTCCTCGCTGTCGACCGGAATAGGCTGCTGAACAGCCGGGTCCACAACCGCCAAAGCTTTCAAGGGAACTGGGGCAGGCAGGTTAGGATCCGAAGAGCCTGCGAccccttttcctttcttcGTTGCATCCAAAGGGCCTGCGATCTCCCCCCCCTCCCCTTTCTCGCCTTATTCTGAGATGCGGTCCTCCGCAAAGCCGTGCGCGAGCTCATGATTATACTATCTGCAAAAAGAGAAGTGAGTACGCGCAAGCATGACAGCAGCCACAACAATAGAACCGAAAGGAGAATCACCTAGAGACTCTTTGATATGAAGGGACGCTGGAGAGAGCCCAGATAATTGCAAAACCTTCTCAGtgagaagcttcttgggaTCGTACTTATAGAACGTTAAGCTCCTTATCTGATCGCCCTCCAGCCCCCCTCCACTTATTTTTGGGACAGGTTTATACCTGGTCCACTCATTTCTAAAGGGCCAGACACCTCTAGGAGGTCGAACAAAAATGTAGCGATCTAACCAAGCTACTACGTTCGACTTCAGGGCGCTCAAATACCCGCAATCGGGCTTGGCCGAGAGATAGAAAAAACCTCGACTACCAGACCGCTTCGAAGTGGTGAAAGAATACAGACtccaaaaattgtcaaaactgGGTTCTAAGCCTAGAAATTGCATCATCACCACAAAAAGAACGATGTGAGTGACAGAGTTAGGAGAGAGCTGCATAGGGCATAGCCCCAACTTCTTCAAAATTGCGGCTACCNNNNNNNNNNNNNNNNNNNNNNNNNNNNNNNNNNNNNNNNNNNNNNNNNNNNNNNNNNNNNNNNNNNNNNNNNNNNNNNNNNNNNNNNNNNNNNNNNNNNNNNNNNNNNNNNNNNNNNNNNNNNNNNNNNNNNNNNNNNNNNNNNNNNNNNNNNNNNNNNNNNNNNNNNNNNNNNNNNAAGGGTTCTTGGCAAGTCGGTCTTGGAATTTTGCAAGGACAGAAGGGCCAGCCTGTTCGTCATTGAGTTTTTCGGCAGGAAacttcttatttcttttgggGGAGGCAGAATATGACCCGTGAGAAGACCTAGACACCGACCCAGACACCGACCCCGACGATGAGCCAGACCCAGACCTAGAGGACTCAGACCCAGACTCGGAGCCGGTCGAAGAGGACTCAGAGCCAGGTCGCGACTTAGAATTCGAGCTAGAGCGAGGAGGCATCGTACCTTTAAGCAGGATGGCTCTGGAAGCAGCAGATCGAATGCGAACTTGAAATCAGGAGTCCTGGTCGCTCGAAGTTTATGCGTGCGGTAGGTTGGGTGTTCAAACGGATGGCGTATTTATAAGCAGACCGCTCTGGGGAAACGCGCCTAAGATTGACCGAGGGGATTCCGCCACGTGTGGGCGATCAATGGACGCGACGGTTCGACTTCCTCAAAGGCAACGAACTTGCACTTTGaaaaagtgggggagtaatgatgggtatACATATATCATCCCTACAAAAAGACTGAAacgcccttcattaagggcattatgGGCATTTCCGCGACCAGGATCCGCGTGTTTTGTAGCGGGCGGGTCGcagaggacccgacccgggtcGCATAGACCAAcggaagacccggacaataaCGACCGTTCGATCAGAATGTGAATCAGcaagataaggccacgtggcccagtatTTGTCGTACAACTGTgtactataaatagaccccgatacgccataaatgaggtaactgtgatgcattaattgagatcgaactttgagatcgcATACATTTCACTcaatcaacctaacttgagcgtcggagggtcattgtcggggacgtacccgacgagctcacagttcgtgttttattctcaggggacCTAAAATCTGTTCCGGAAGGGTTAGTCGACGAGCAGTCAGATTGTCTCAGGAGATCGAATAATTCAACCCGGATTAGCTTGTTGCCGTGACGATGCAAAGGGTATTCGTTTACAATATAATTGGCTTGCTATATTTGCATCAGATAGAGACGGGGCCCAATCCGAAGGGGTTGTGTGAAGTTTCGCATTCGGAGCAGATGGTTCTGGTTTGCTTGGGATCGGATAAGGGGGAGGAGAGGGTGGTGCACTACTCATTACTACGGTTACGTAGTAAGACTAGTAGGCTGATAAAGGCCCACGACTAGGATGTTGCGTGTCTTGCTTTGTCTTATGACGGGAGGCTGCTGGCAATCGCGGGTACTGAGGGCACGTTGGTTAGGGTGTTCGACGCATCGGACGGAAGGCTGCTTCAGAAGGTACATCTGCTTTTACTGTTTTTGATGTTTATGCTAAATTTGATGTGTGTAATAGAACGAAAACACTCCCAGAAATATGactttatatgaatattaattaataacggTCGCCATAATGGTTATTTAATGTTATTCATTGTTGTTTATATAGACAAGGCCAAAATTATTAGCAATGACTGAAAACATGTTCTAACTGATATACGAGCTTATAACATACTTTATATAAgattagccaaacaccctaaTGTGGCATATTCTTCCCACGCGTTTATGCTTATTCCGGGAAACAACTGATTTGTGAGTTAACGTAAGTTCTTGGAATGACTAGCCgtttcttgaggttatgttTGTGGTTGGAGCCCTTTAGTTAGTACTTGAAGCATTGGAACTTAGCAGTCTGATTAGCTCTTTCTTGTGATGatttcatgttattctcttGGCGAGACTttgttcttttgttgtttatataGACAAGACCAAACTATTAGATGTAAGATGTGCGAgcttataacatattttaataagattAGTCAAACAACCTCTTCACGCCGCCTAATGTTCTCCCCACGCTTTTATGCTTATTCCGGGAAACAACAATTTGCGAGTTAACATAAGTTCTTGGAACAAATTGTTGTTTCTTGAGATTATATTTGTGGTTGGAGCCGTGTAATTAGTGCTTGAAGCATTGGCAAACTATCTCAATCTGCTCTCGACCTCTGCGGTTTGATTAGCTCTTTCTTGTGATGATTTCTTGTTATTCTCCTACCTCTAAATATGTTCACTGTTCCAATGTAGATGAGAAGGGGTTCTGCCATTTGAAAGAACAGAGATTCATAGCCTTTCTTTCTGCTCTGATGCTGAGTGGCTGGCTGATACAAGCAATAAAGGAACCGTTGATGTTTTCAATCTTAAACATGGACGCAATAAAGGAAGCAGAACGAAATAATATGTCTCTTCCGAGTCTTTCCTACACCAAAGGTAGTTTCTTTTGAATATGCTCTATACTCTTTTATGCAGTTTTTAGTGCAAAAGCTTGTAAAATGATGAAGGCAGCTTTAAGCTGTACTGCTCTAGTATGAAGTAGTTACAAACAATGCAGGTATTCTGCGGAAGTATTTCATTCCTGAGTGGCCGATGGCTCAGTTTCGCTTACCAAAAGATATACAACAACATCGTGGGGTTTGGCTACCAAAAGAACATAGTTCTAGTTGTCGGCACGAATGGTAGGTATGTATTTGAGAGAGTTTGACTAAGCTTACTTATAAATCTTGCAAATGTtgctaaaaagataaaaagttaTACATATGTTGACAAACTTGAGTTTATACAGATTCTACAGATGCAAGTTTGATCCAATTGTAGGTGAGGAGATGACTCAAATAGAACGCTACAACTTCCTTCAGCGAGAACTGAACTTCTGACTACACTTTGGCTAGATTTTGCAGGCAATTTATTGGGTTGTGAATGTATTAGTTTGGtagaaaattgtaaatagTTACAGATACACACTCTCGCCGTATAAAATCTAGTTCTTTGTTTTCAGTGCAACTAGTCCATTTGAATCTTAATATAACTACATTTGATGATTAGGGGTGTAAACGAGTCAAGTTCGACTTGAGCTCAACAATAGGCTGGAGTTTAAGTCCAAAACTCGTGGTTTTGAGCTCTAACTCGAGCTCGATGAGCTCAAATTTTTTAGACTCGAACTTGAACTCTAgcttgtttaaaatattttcctttttattgataattagaattaaatttaaacaataattattttagaatatatattaattattattagattaataaGCACAAATGATTacatctaataaaaatatattcctaattttcttcgaCTATTagatagtataaaaaattaataattaatattaaaaaataatagtaataataataaaaaattgaaattacaaagTATATgtctatattaatttaatataatattaggaATATACaacttcatattatttttattgtatctAGTATTAGTTTCGTGGTAACATAATTAGTAAATGTATATACAATATCCAAATACTCACACAATAATTAGGTACAAATATATACTCcggataaatatataaaaaattctaacttaTTAGAAGATTATAAACtgatactaaaaatataacaataaaattcaaatgtattatatatatatgaaataataatttacataaaaaaatactaaattgttggttatgcttatttttagatatatatttaattaccaTACTTTTgatgttataaaatttaaatattacttgaatataattctaatgtattataaatagtttTGCATGTTAATCAGTTCgggctcgagctcgagctcgactcttACATGATGAGCTCGAGAacttggtattttttttattttttttattattattagattaaatcatgggatcaaatcaccaaattttgacataaatttataaataataaaatagattggataatgtatactatgttataaatatacaaaaatatagtatgaaatattaatttattgttataaatataaactactagTTAGtgtagtagtaatataattagtaaaatataccaaaaagaaattcataccgaataatttaaaattatagaaagtacccattatatgaaataatgcagtcgaaatacataaaaatattttatagttgagattaatatatgttcacaatctacaataaatttatatatttataaatgttagtattacattgatgtaactatcatcatacattgttgaacaatatGGGTTAATCGGGACATCAAAAGTTAGATCAAATTGttaaatatgatcaaacttacagaaaaatacatttgatgaagttttagacttattggttatacggatgtcgagatatcgtactcggaACATAAGAATAACCATTCAAGACAGTGTATCATTGAATCAAACcgtgtgattttaaatcataccgtctgatatgatctaatggagacagttatacttatatttaaatttggtatgaatcgagtgcccgaattttaagatattgtaattattatttaaatttttttatctcattatatataataaaataataattaaaagtaattaaaattgtttaaacatcattattattatcattattcttagattaattaataggaatcactaaattttgacataaatttataagtaatataatagattgcataatgcatagtatgtatctttaaatataaaacttagaaattgataaaaaaaaaatcataaggtagtattgataaaaaataagtgaactactgtcaattaaaaaaagtataacacaatataaatatatattaaaatatgacataaaatttatgtgtcatattaaataataattttagttataaaaaataattataatttactaagttgttgattaaatttatttttgtataaatattaaaagaataaataaaagtaccataatttattattattcaatttaaaatgtatgaaattgattaataattatcatatatggtcaattttgagtataaaattgataaagtattgaatatgatattaaatatataaaaattttaaaaataaaaatatatataaaaattctcgCAAGCCGGAGAGgattgagctcgagctcgaaatCAAGCCAGCTCTTGAAGCTTGCGAGCCGGCTTGACTCGTCTGCCACCCCTAGGAGCAACACCTCTCGTGCGAATGGGATCGAGGCAAGCATTCTAAGACTTCATGATCCAACTCATGGCACATGCTATTGGGGTCTAGCCGTCCACAGGGTCCGTTAGCTAAGATGAGCGGTCGTGGGGCAACGCTGCACTGTAGGCAAATTATGAAGCTAGGCCGAAAGGTAAGAAGGCATGTTGGGCATTCCGTATGGGATCAATGCAAGATGTTGGCATATCGAATGAGCCTCAGACTTAATATGCACTCAGGCAAGGCATAAAAGATGGCCACGACGAAGGCGTGGGCTGAAAATGGACCGAGTGAGCATGTACATGAGACGGGCATTGCGGGTGCATGCGGAGCGGCGTAATGCCGAGGCGGAgcgaggatgctccttgccattgAGGGATGCGTTGGCGGGTTCTAAGATTGTGGGCAAGACGCATTGCGGCAGACTAGCTAGTCGGGGCTAACCGTGAAGAGACGGTAAGGCGCGTGGGCCGAGAGCCTCGACGAACATGGGCATTTCCAATAGGCAAGCGCATAAGGAGCCGTTCAAATATCGTGCCAGCAAGCTTCAGTATCGAAAACACGCGACGGACGGTCAGTAATCTTTGTGATGTCCAGAGGCTGGTCGAATGTTAGGTGTAATACGAGATGCCGCATGGGAGAAAATTCCGTTGTGGGACAAAAGAGTCCGCCCGTGATAGATCTGGGCGGTAACATCGTGCCCAAATCTGGGAGGCTGACGATGCTCGAAGCCACCCAGATCTAGGTGGCTACCGCATGTTGTTGCGGCCCCAAATGCCGCAGAGAGGAGGGAGAAGGATGTGGCCTAGAGATGTGATGCAAAGAGGCAGAAGGTGGCGCGGCGAGGCTGCTGCGACCTGGAGAAGTGGAGGCGGAGGGTGATTGAGTCTTCGGGAAGATGAtgtatttctttattgtttttctttatttatttttattttgttgtattattttgtttgtaaactttattataatggtttcatttaattatatcttgTTTTggtgtaatataattatattgaaagcttaaaatttatttactttcagataatatatttttaaaacatatccacacaaaattaaattaactaatataatttaatttgatgtaataatatacataacaatttaatttgatataataatatttttgtatataaatattgatgaatattgattgttagtattttatatttctagcaaaatagtacaaaaaataaagaaattaattaaaaaataaagagagatgaTAAATGCGTAAGGTACGGGCTAATTTTGTACATTTAAAGTGGTGAAAGGCTGaatagatcaaaatattacCTCACTCTCATTTCTAGTGTGTGTAAGtatctccattttttttaaaggaaataattttttgcacgatttataatttttaggtttttttttttttactatttaattgatataaataaatttttaacactTTCTCTATAACACAGGAGATATTATACAGTTTTCCCTTTTTGAAATTGGGattaatttggagatttgcaGATAGCCCAGCTCCCAcccccaaaataaaataatcaatcatacACACATGACAGACAGACAAACAGACAATCAACAGACgagaaataaaacaatataaaaaaaatagagttgtGGGTAGttatttagagaaaattaATGGTGGAAGAAAGAGAAACATGAAAGTTCAGGGAGAGAGATAACTAAAGTTGAgaagtcaaaaaaaaaaaaaaaaagattgttgaatttttaaaagaaataaaaaacatgaCAGGCCATAAAAAAAGTAAGACACTAATTTGGTGCTctgcaataataataaggtaTAGATATGCATACTTGATACGTAATATTTATGTGTGGGATGtcgtatttattaaatagtagATATGTCATTTATACTGAATAGCAAGCATTGTTTGTACTGTAATAGTaggtattgatattatttatcagagtataattattgtaatggTCTTTGTTAGAGATATTGATATCTGATAGGAATTcttgtaatcaatttatttcaattaataatagttcatcgcTCTTACTTCAACAAcacttatataataattacactcctcttttatgagatttgatttaattacacgtaaattttttatactttcaaaaattatatttagtaatcctgagtttgctttcatctaatatataagtttctttgttagtaaaaatttatcgaatttgttgatattagctaaaaataaaaatcggataaaaattcatatatgtatCCTCGAATGGctcattacaaatttattataggtcaaaataattttttttgtccaaattacccttatacatcttcatacGTTAATGTATGTAAGaagatatatcttcaccattataaggctaatctaattagaataaatttatttgatcagcaataagtcaattgagtgtaaatatcaatttttatttagtttttacttaatatcaataaatttagttaattttgactaaaagaaaaatctatttattagacggatGCAGATGTTTGAGGTATCAGGTGTAATTTTTCGAACCACaaagaatttatgtataattataccaaacttaggtgaagggagtgtaattattcttaatttatttttttgtaatttgtatttttttttaatatcttagTGAACTCTAGGCTACAACCACCCACccccattttgaaaattcagttAAAAAGCCCCTTCTATTTTAAAAgcagacaaaaaaatattgcaaagaGGAGAAAGGAGTGGTGGAAGCTAaattaagtgaaaaataaaggagAATCCCCATATCATGTAAATATAAGGATTTCAATTTCTGTGGGAGTATGAAATGTGCTGAAGTTTGAAATGTCTCATCAATGCAGTAGATTATGAAGAGAGGATAAGCTGCTGTCTGCAGCAGAAAAGGGAACAgagaaaaggaggaagaagaagctGCAGAAGGAAAACGTTACTCACTTATAAAGTCGCATTCTTGACTATTACGTTTTATTGTATCCATTGCCTTGATTCTTTCTACTTAGTCGTTAGGAGttagttttttcttctcttatatATTAGAGGGATTGCAGACCCTGTGTTCtgtaacttttgattttttttttgattcaATAAAAGATTTGCTTTCTTGATTCAAGCACTCATCTATTTGCATCCATGACTTCGTTTAAGTCCTGAATTTCAGCATGGTATCAAGAGCAGGAAAAGATCCATAACTGCTATCaattcaagaaagaaagaaaagaaccaTGGCTGACAAGAAGCCGATGGAAACAAGAAAGCAAGATGATGATGcccaaaaattttcagaaaacatGAAATTACAGAACAGTGATCATGCCACCATAAGTTTGGTGACAACCCCTTCTGATGGAACCAATTATTTCACCTGGGTCAGATCAATCAGATTTGCCCTTGGTGCCAGAGGAAAGGAAGGTTTCATAGTCGGAACCTGTCCCAAACCAGAGCAAGACAAGAATGAAATCGTACAATGGAGGAAAACAGATTGTATGGTAATCACATGGATTCTTAACTCCATTACGAAGGACATTGCTGAGGCTTTCTTGTACACAACCTCTGCAAGA contains:
- the LOC105176642 gene encoding uncharacterized protein LOC105176642 codes for the protein MADKKPMETRKQDDDAQKFSENMKLQNSDHATISLVTTPSDGTNYFTWVRSIRFALGARGKEGFIVGTCPKPEQDKNEIVQWRKTDCMVITWILNSITKDIAEAFLYTTSARNVWLDLEARFGESNGPLLYQLQREVSSLSQGNKNLAAYYTKLRKLWDEQATLDPLPTCSCGAGAKFAEMPTTLNLYNF